Part of the Cuniculiplasma divulgatum genome, TTGATAGAAATGTTGTACAATCCTCCCCGATTTCAGTTATGTACTCGCTAACTAAGAAAGGTATAGAACTGAGAAAGAATCTAATTCCACTTTTCAGCTGGATTGAATATAATTGCCCTAGAACGAAGTTAAAATAAATAAACTAGGTATACTTTATAAACTAGGTATACTTTACTTAACAATTCTATATATTAGGTTGATTCACATCTATGAAATATGACACAAAAAAAGGTTGAGCTAAAGATATTCGGAATGACGAGCAACGAATGTGAAGGGCTTGTCTCTAAGGGACTCAAAACGAGAGATGGTGTAAAAGATGCGGTTATCGATTTTAAGCTTGGACTTGGCACGGTGGAGATAGATGACACAAAAGTTTCTCCAGAAGACTTGATTCGGCTTCCGGTGTTCACCCAGTCGCATTACCGGGCACAGATAAGGAAGGTGGAGTGATTTTAAATGTCTAAAGAATTTGATTTAATTATATTCGGTAACGGAGTCGCTGCATTCTCTGCGGCAGTAAAGGCTTCTGAGGTAACTTCCCAAGGGGCCAGCATTGCGATGATAGGCACAGGGCCACTTGGAGGAACTTGCATGAATGTGGGATGTGCCCCCTCAAAATACCTTCTGGAAGCCTCTCACCAGATATACCTTCCCGGGCATCCAAAGATGAGAGGACTTCCGTCTACAAAGATTGAACACGATTTCTCTTCTATCATGGAAGGTCTTAGATCATACGTGGACCATACACGTAAGACAAAATTTGTCGACATGTTGCAGAATTACCCAAATGTAACTGTGTACGATGGACTGGCCAGGTTCGTGGATAGTAGAACTGTTCAGATAACAGATCAGGACGGAAAAGTTAAAGATGAGATCACCGCGCCGAATGTACTGATTGCAACAGGCTCACACCCAACCGTTCCGAATATTGAGGGTCTCATGGAAACTGGTTTCCTTACAAGTGACAGTATCTGGAACATTGGCAGCTTGCCGGAAAGCATAGCGATAATAGGTGGGGGGGCTATAGGACTTGAGATTGGACAGGCTTTGTTGCACTTTGGTTCCAAGGTAACCATAATAGAGGCTTTGGATATAATTCTTCCACAGAGTGAACCTGAGATAGGTCAGGCGCTTATGCTCAGACTTCAGCAGGAAGGTATGAATTTCTATCTCGGAGCCAGAGTCAGTTCTGTGGGGAAAGAGTCAAACGGACATAAATATATTGAGTTCATAACACACAAGGGAAATGAGAAAATAGAAGTCTCTGAGATAATAGTAGCCACCGGCCGTCAACCAAACACTTCAAACCTGAATCTGGAAGCCGCAGGGGTAAAAACTGATGGTAGAGGTCTCATTGTAACCGATGCGAGGATGAAGACAACATCGAGTGGAATTTATGCCGCTGGAGATTGTGTTTCAAAGACGATGTTCCTGGAGACCCTTGCAGTAAGGGAAAGCATCGTTGCAGTAGGCAACATGTTCGGCGAGAGTGCTGAGATCAATTACATGTTCGCGGCATGGGCCGTATTCACGTACCCACAGGTAGCAGGTGTCGGGATGACCGAGAAGGAATTCTCCAAACTAAAAGGATCATGCTCGTGCAGGACATCTTCATTGGCGAACACAATCTATGCCAGCATAACTGGAGAAACCGATGGAATCATAAAAATCACAATAGATCCGGAAACAAATAAGATTGTTGGAATGCACATTTTTGCACCCAATGCAACAGATCTCATAATTGAGGGTGCATACTCCGTGAGGTTGGGACTCACATATGATGATATAGTTGCATCAGGACGTATATTTCCGTCATATTCTGAAGGAGTAAAGCTAGGGGCTCAATTGTTCATCAGGGATGTTTCTAAAGCTTCGTGCTATGTTGAATAAACAGATACGATTTCCCCTTTTGTTGCTTCCAGAAATTGCCTAAAACCGCTTCCTTTGGCTATCCATATCTCATTTTGATCCTTTCCATTCTCTTTTTCTCAATCTCAATAAG contains:
- a CDS encoding heavy-metal-associated domain-containing protein, whose translation is MTQKKVELKIFGMTSNECEGLVSKGLKTRDGVKDAVIDFKLGLGTVEIDDTKVSPEDLIRLPVFTQSHYRAQIRKVE
- the merA gene encoding mercury(II) reductase, whose product is MSKEFDLIIFGNGVAAFSAAVKASEVTSQGASIAMIGTGPLGGTCMNVGCAPSKYLLEASHQIYLPGHPKMRGLPSTKIEHDFSSIMEGLRSYVDHTRKTKFVDMLQNYPNVTVYDGLARFVDSRTVQITDQDGKVKDEITAPNVLIATGSHPTVPNIEGLMETGFLTSDSIWNIGSLPESIAIIGGGAIGLEIGQALLHFGSKVTIIEALDIILPQSEPEIGQALMLRLQQEGMNFYLGARVSSVGKESNGHKYIEFITHKGNEKIEVSEIIVATGRQPNTSNLNLEAAGVKTDGRGLIVTDARMKTTSSGIYAAGDCVSKTMFLETLAVRESIVAVGNMFGESAEINYMFAAWAVFTYPQVAGVGMTEKEFSKLKGSCSCRTSSLANTIYASITGETDGIIKITIDPETNKIVGMHIFAPNATDLIIEGAYSVRLGLTYDDIVASGRIFPSYSEGVKLGAQLFIRDVSKASCYVE